One Deefgea tanakiae genomic region harbors:
- a CDS encoding SulP family inorganic anion transporter, with product MAWWRDLTRHWRVDCAAALSVAVLSIPAVIAYAELIGLPAHAGLLAAIAGMLAYGLMRASKQVIVGPDAAIALLIAGGLAPLAGGNVIQALALAALLAILVGLVMVLAALARLGVLADFLSKPVLVGFLQGASVILIGTQIGKLFGVSLREESFPPRMLELMLQLGQTHWPTFCLGLFFLMLYALLNRWRPQWPITVILFALVITADFFLDLARFGIVMVSAPSADALAPHWPTFSLSAIAALLPTAVGITMLAMPEGILLARAFAQRHGEQIDANREIMALGAANIAAGFAGGFAIGASQSRTTINDASGAQGPLAGLLAALLLLLFLFVLSDLLNHLPVVIVAALLIRAGAQLIDLPALRDLWRLDALSGWFAIATAVGVVLVGVLPGILLGILLSLLHLIRMFSNPADAILRRTRTGYHDVGHDKKSLQDYTHEDVLVYRFYAPLMFVNASYFVTRIRDLVQDCPNLKCLIIDAQAIVKLDVSAAEQLQALMTELEWQRISIKWARCNRPLRHDLARFGITAMMGEEAIYTHLDDAVASYHWRSAAHLGGDEDDAA from the coding sequence GTGGCTTGGTGGCGTGATTTAACACGCCATTGGCGAGTGGATTGCGCTGCGGCTTTGTCGGTCGCCGTGCTGTCTATCCCTGCTGTGATTGCTTATGCCGAATTGATCGGTTTGCCTGCGCATGCTGGATTGCTGGCCGCGATTGCAGGGATGTTGGCCTATGGCTTAATGAGGGCATCCAAGCAAGTGATTGTTGGCCCCGACGCCGCCATCGCTTTGTTGATCGCGGGTGGTCTTGCTCCACTAGCAGGGGGTAATGTTATCCAAGCATTGGCACTTGCTGCTTTGCTGGCGATACTGGTCGGTTTAGTGATGGTTCTGGCGGCGCTGGCTCGGTTGGGCGTATTGGCTGATTTTTTATCAAAACCAGTGTTGGTTGGTTTTTTGCAGGGTGCGTCGGTGATTTTGATCGGCACGCAAATCGGTAAATTATTTGGCGTGTCGCTCAGAGAAGAGAGCTTTCCGCCGCGAATGCTGGAATTGATGCTGCAATTAGGGCAAACGCATTGGCCTACATTCTGTTTAGGTCTGTTTTTCCTCATGCTGTATGCGCTACTAAATCGTTGGCGACCGCAGTGGCCGATTACAGTTATTTTGTTTGCTTTGGTCATTACGGCTGATTTTTTTCTCGATTTAGCGCGTTTTGGAATTGTCATGGTCAGCGCGCCCAGTGCCGATGCATTGGCGCCACATTGGCCTACTTTTAGCCTCTCTGCCATTGCTGCACTGTTGCCAACCGCCGTGGGTATTACGATGTTGGCCATGCCAGAAGGTATTTTGCTGGCGCGTGCTTTTGCCCAGCGCCATGGTGAGCAAATTGATGCCAACCGTGAAATTATGGCGCTGGGTGCTGCTAATATCGCCGCTGGCTTTGCCGGTGGCTTTGCGATTGGCGCCAGTCAGTCCAGAACGACAATCAATGATGCTTCTGGTGCACAAGGCCCACTGGCCGGCTTATTGGCTGCGCTGCTTTTATTGTTATTCCTGTTTGTTCTTTCCGATTTGCTCAATCATTTACCCGTCGTCATCGTGGCGGCTTTGTTAATTCGAGCAGGCGCGCAGTTGATCGACTTGCCCGCCCTGCGCGATTTGTGGCGTTTAGATGCTTTGTCGGGGTGGTTTGCTATTGCGACTGCCGTTGGTGTAGTGCTGGTTGGGGTATTGCCAGGTATTTTGCTGGGTATCTTACTGTCTCTACTGCACTTGATTCGGATGTTTTCCAATCCCGCTGATGCCATATTGCGACGAACAAGGACTGGGTATCATGATGTGGGTCATGATAAAAAAAGCCTGCAGGACTATACGCATGAAGATGTGTTGGTCTATCGTTTTTATGCCCCATTGATGTTTGTGAATGCCAGCTACTTTGTGACTCGAATTCGCGATTTGGTGCAGGATTGTCCGAATTTGAAATGTTTAATTATTGATGCGCAAGCGATTGTGAAATTAGATGTCAGTGCGGCTGAGCAGTTGCAGGCCTTGATGACCGAACTTGAGTGGCAGCGCATCAGCATCAAGTGGGCGCGTTGTAATCGACCATTGCGGCATGATTTAGCGCGATTTGGCATTACCGCGATGATGGGCGAAGAAGCAATCTATACCCATTTAGATGATGCTGTTGCTTCTTACCATTGGCGAAGTGCTGCGCATTTAGGTGGCGATGAAGATGATGCTGCTTGA
- a CDS encoding patatin-like phospholipase family protein has protein sequence MTRSKRLRLIKFVLFALPCFLISTQAIAERPRIGLVLGGGGARGFAHVGVLKVLEENRIPIDCVVGTSIGSLVGAAYATGRTPAEMEERIQKADWDDLLSTSLPRQSNTFRQKQDSRYSLLVELGLSDKGELKLPDSAISTQKIGFFLRELTFAGTVANFDQLGIPYRAIATDFETGEMVVQKDGDLVTAMRASMSVPGVFPVVEAGGRYLVDGGLVRNLPIDVARDTCADVVIAIDVGSAPLKAPQIRNIFSVADQYTRLMMIQNVQPQLASLTKNDVLISPEFGALSSADFAKGAELIQIGTTAALNALPQLSQFSVPAEEYDKWLERRTTMRLQPKQVREVAIDRGNVVNPEVLKKVLDIQIDEPLNSTEFHENLLDVYARGDHSQISYDLGLGTNGDLVSILPIEKSWGPNYLRFGLSFATDFTSSHPWNISAQYRRTWINDLGAEWKTMLQMGSSASVSTEFYQPLKIDESIFISTYYQYFRGPLSLWLEDENIAEYTYNKSSFGIDFGSVISNSAELRVGPVFNNYSGNRSIGQVELPDFTSHDYGIRFNLFYDNLDNFFFPKNGMSLNAYGYYALGVGNQMEDYGIYGVVYRHAIPVGKDSVVFKLKAQDTYNTPPLFSDVKWLGGFLNLSSYNYQQMVGDKFIFGSAQYLKSIDLLSGSYIGTALEFGRVYDQLTSSVDDGWHYSGAVYLAYDSYLGPLYLGAAYGDNRQARFYMMLGKQF, from the coding sequence ATGACGAGATCGAAACGTTTGCGACTTATAAAATTTGTTTTGTTCGCTTTGCCATGCTTTTTAATATCAACTCAAGCGATTGCTGAGCGACCACGCATTGGCTTGGTTTTAGGTGGTGGCGGTGCGCGTGGTTTTGCTCATGTGGGTGTACTCAAAGTCTTGGAAGAGAATCGTATTCCGATCGATTGTGTAGTGGGTACTAGTATTGGCTCCTTGGTGGGGGCGGCCTATGCGACAGGACGAACGCCTGCCGAAATGGAAGAACGAATTCAAAAGGCGGACTGGGATGATTTGTTAAGCACATCTTTGCCAAGGCAAAGCAATACATTTCGGCAAAAACAAGATTCACGTTATTCGCTCTTGGTTGAGCTTGGCTTGAGTGATAAAGGGGAGCTAAAACTGCCCGACTCAGCCATCAGCACGCAAAAAATTGGGTTTTTCCTTCGTGAACTCACATTTGCTGGCACCGTGGCTAATTTTGATCAATTAGGCATTCCTTATCGTGCCATTGCCACTGATTTTGAAACTGGCGAGATGGTGGTGCAAAAAGACGGTGACCTCGTTACGGCGATGCGTGCCAGTATGTCTGTACCTGGTGTTTTTCCTGTGGTTGAGGCAGGGGGGCGCTATTTAGTGGATGGCGGCTTAGTTCGTAATTTACCTATTGATGTAGCCCGCGATACTTGCGCTGATGTGGTGATTGCGATTGACGTTGGTTCTGCGCCGCTTAAAGCCCCCCAAATTCGAAATATCTTTTCAGTTGCCGATCAATACACTCGCTTGATGATGATTCAAAACGTTCAGCCGCAATTAGCCAGTTTGACTAAAAACGATGTTTTGATTTCTCCTGAATTTGGCGCTTTATCATCAGCGGACTTTGCGAAAGGCGCTGAATTGATCCAAATTGGTACCACGGCGGCATTGAATGCTTTGCCGCAATTAAGTCAATTCTCTGTGCCCGCCGAAGAATATGATAAATGGCTTGAGCGCCGCACAACAATGCGCTTGCAACCTAAGCAGGTGAGAGAGGTCGCCATTGATCGCGGCAATGTCGTCAATCCTGAGGTTCTCAAGAAAGTGCTCGATATTCAAATTGATGAGCCATTAAATTCAACAGAGTTTCATGAGAACTTATTGGATGTCTATGCTCGTGGCGATCACAGCCAGATTAGTTATGATTTAGGCTTGGGCACTAATGGAGATCTGGTATCTATTTTACCGATCGAGAAAAGTTGGGGCCCCAACTATCTGCGTTTTGGTCTAAGTTTTGCAACTGATTTTACGAGCTCGCATCCTTGGAATATTAGCGCACAATATCGTCGAACTTGGATTAATGATTTAGGTGCAGAATGGAAAACTATGTTGCAAATGGGGAGTTCTGCCAGCGTGAGCACAGAGTTTTATCAGCCTTTAAAGATTGACGAGTCAATTTTTATATCGACGTACTACCAGTATTTTAGAGGTCCTTTGTCGTTATGGCTTGAGGATGAAAATATAGCTGAATATACTTACAATAAATCATCGTTTGGAATTGATTTTGGATCAGTTATTTCAAATAGTGCCGAGTTAAGAGTAGGGCCTGTATTTAATAACTACTCAGGTAATCGATCTATTGGTCAAGTTGAGTTGCCAGACTTTACAAGTCATGACTATGGTATTCGATTTAATTTATTTTATGATAATTTAGATAATTTCTTCTTCCCTAAAAATGGTATGTCATTAAATGCATATGGTTATTATGCTTTAGGCGTCGGAAATCAAATGGAAGACTATGGAATTTATGGCGTTGTGTATCGACATGCCATTCCTGTCGGTAAGGACTCGGTGGTTTTCAAACTAAAAGCACAGGATACTTATAATACGCCGCCTTTATTCTCTGATGTGAAATGGCTAGGCGGTTTCCTTAATTTGTCGAGTTACAATTATCAGCAAATGGTTGGTGATAAGTTTATTTTTGGTTCTGCGCAATATCTTAAATCAATTGACTTATTGTCAGGCAGTTATATTGGTACTGCGCTGGAGTTTGGTCGTGTTTATGATCAACTGACTTCAAGTGTTGATGATGGCTGGCATTACTCTGGTGCTGTTTACTTGGCTTACGACAGCTATTTAGGTCCTTTATATTTGGGCGCTGCTTATGGCGATAATCGTCAGGCACGTTTTTATATGATGTTGGGTAAGCAATTCTAA
- a CDS encoding glycerophosphodiester phosphodiesterase — protein sequence MRLLSHRGLSSQHPENTIAAFAAALSVGFDGLETDVRLSADGEAILYHDRLSPTGQAVAGLTRRELSHQAGYIVPTLSEALEAFPAAFWNVELKTPACMPSVMAYISSVQHKTPILLSSFCHPLVFEAANTLDVYCALLLSHRPLSVNTLLEGTIHNPRLRTLVWDFDILDPDFLLETRQLGFSHYVYGAANQNEHQWCSEFGIDGLITDYPSMVGLASKPPLST from the coding sequence ATGCGCTTACTTTCTCATCGTGGCTTATCCAGCCAACATCCAGAAAACACGATTGCTGCGTTTGCTGCCGCCCTCAGTGTTGGATTTGATGGGCTTGAAACGGACGTGAGACTTTCCGCTGATGGTGAAGCCATTTTGTATCACGATAGACTCAGCCCAACAGGGCAAGCGGTAGCGGGCTTAACACGTAGAGAATTATCGCATCAAGCAGGCTATATCGTACCGACCTTGAGTGAAGCATTAGAGGCATTTCCGGCTGCTTTTTGGAATGTCGAGCTAAAAACACCTGCGTGTATGCCCAGCGTGATGGCTTACATATCGAGTGTTCAGCATAAAACACCGATTTTGCTATCCTCATTTTGTCATCCGCTAGTCTTTGAAGCAGCTAATACCCTAGATGTGTATTGCGCACTACTGCTTTCCCATCGTCCACTTTCAGTCAATACCCTGTTAGAAGGTACAATTCACAATCCACGCTTGCGCACCTTAGTATGGGATTTTGATATTCTGGACCCTGACTTTTTATTAGAAACGCGGCAGCTCGGATTTTCGCACTACGTATATGGAGCAGCGAATCAAAATGAGCATCAATGGTGTAGCGAATTTGGTATAGATGGCCTAATCACCGATTATCCCAGCATGGTCGGCTTAGCCAGTAAACCGCCACTAAGCACTTAA
- a CDS encoding Tex family protein, translating to MKSIFQRLAIELACREPQVAAAVALLDEGATVPFISRYRKEATGGLDDTQMRLLEERLRYLRELEDRRTAVINAIREQDKLTPELERVLLEADNKQRLEDLYLPFKQKRRTKAQIAREAGLAPLADLLLNDPQQNPEIAAQRFIDAEKGVQDSKAALDGARAILLEMWSEDAALIGALRTHVQREGKLKTTVIAGQESAGAKFTDYFDFAESLAAMPSHRVLAVLRGRNEGILSLNLMLPEEIEAGGRMATPNRCELMIAQHVGISQQNRPADKWLNDTVRLAWRAKIALSLEGELLTAARERADLEAIRVFALNLKDLLLAAPAGPRATLGLDPGLRTGVKVAVVDATGKFVAHETIYPHEPRRDWDQSLVVLARLCKTHAVELIAIGNGTASRETDKLAAELIEQLAKAGLKKPAKIVVSEAGASVYSASELAAKEFPDLDVSIRGAVSIARRLQDPLAELVKIDPKAIGVGQYQHDVNQNELARMLDSVVEDCVNAVGVDVNIASAALLARVSGLSQTMANNVVTYRDAHGAFANRKSILKVPRLGDKAFQLAAGFLRINQGDNPLDASAVHPEAYPVVEKIIAKLNKNIRNIIGDKALLQQLNPADLVDSQFGFPTVKDILAELEKPGRDPRPEFKTATFADGVEDIKDLRVDMVLEGVVSNVTNFGAFVDIGVHQDGLVHISCLAARFVKDPREVVKAGDVVKVKVTEIDVPRKRIALTMRLNEVAREQASSVSAQPMTQRERKIVAPVESKLGAMADQLAALKLKR from the coding sequence ATGAAGTCCATTTTTCAACGTCTTGCTATCGAACTTGCTTGTCGTGAGCCTCAGGTTGCTGCTGCTGTCGCTTTGCTGGATGAAGGTGCCACCGTGCCGTTTATTTCGCGCTACCGTAAAGAGGCGACGGGTGGTTTAGATGATACGCAAATGCGACTTTTGGAAGAGCGTTTACGCTATTTGCGTGAATTGGAAGATCGCCGCACGGCAGTCATCAATGCGATTCGTGAACAAGATAAACTGACGCCTGAATTAGAAAGGGTATTGCTCGAGGCGGATAACAAACAAAGGCTTGAGGACCTATACCTTCCCTTTAAGCAAAAACGTCGCACCAAAGCGCAAATCGCCCGTGAAGCAGGTTTGGCACCTTTGGCTGATTTATTGCTGAATGACCCGCAGCAAAATCCAGAAATCGCAGCGCAGCGCTTTATTGATGCAGAAAAAGGTGTACAGGACAGCAAAGCGGCACTCGATGGCGCAAGAGCGATTTTGCTTGAGATGTGGAGCGAAGATGCTGCGCTGATTGGCGCGCTGCGCACGCATGTGCAGCGTGAAGGCAAGCTCAAAACGACGGTGATTGCGGGGCAAGAAAGCGCAGGCGCTAAGTTTACCGATTATTTTGACTTTGCTGAGAGTTTGGCGGCGATGCCATCGCATCGCGTTTTAGCGGTGCTTCGTGGACGTAATGAAGGCATCTTGTCACTTAATTTAATGTTGCCCGAAGAAATTGAAGCGGGGGGGCGGATGGCTACGCCAAATCGCTGCGAGCTGATGATTGCCCAGCACGTGGGTATTAGTCAGCAAAATCGACCTGCGGATAAATGGCTGAACGATACAGTGCGCTTGGCATGGCGAGCCAAAATCGCCCTTTCGCTCGAAGGCGAATTGCTCACTGCGGCGCGTGAGCGGGCCGATTTAGAGGCGATTCGCGTGTTTGCCTTGAATTTAAAAGATTTGCTGCTGGCTGCACCCGCTGGTCCGCGTGCGACATTGGGTTTGGATCCGGGCTTACGAACAGGTGTAAAAGTGGCGGTGGTTGATGCGACAGGAAAATTTGTCGCGCATGAAACGATTTATCCGCACGAGCCGCGTCGCGATTGGGATCAATCCTTGGTCGTGTTGGCGCGCTTGTGTAAAACACATGCCGTTGAGTTAATTGCCATTGGCAATGGCACAGCTAGCCGTGAAACCGATAAATTAGCCGCAGAACTCATTGAGCAGCTGGCTAAGGCGGGTCTGAAAAAGCCCGCAAAAATCGTTGTGTCTGAAGCGGGAGCTTCGGTGTACTCCGCATCGGAATTGGCGGCGAAAGAGTTTCCAGACTTGGATGTGTCGATTCGCGGCGCAGTGTCGATTGCGCGACGCTTGCAAGACCCATTGGCCGAGTTGGTGAAGATTGATCCAAAAGCGATTGGCGTCGGGCAATATCAGCACGATGTGAATCAAAATGAATTAGCGCGAATGCTGGACTCCGTCGTGGAGGATTGCGTGAATGCCGTTGGTGTTGATGTAAATATTGCATCAGCAGCTTTGCTTGCTAGGGTATCGGGCTTAAGCCAAACAATGGCAAATAATGTGGTCACATACCGTGATGCACATGGTGCGTTTGCCAATCGAAAGTCGATACTCAAAGTGCCACGTTTAGGTGATAAAGCTTTTCAGCTGGCGGCGGGATTTTTGCGAATTAATCAGGGTGATAATCCGCTTGATGCTTCGGCAGTGCATCCAGAAGCCTATCCAGTGGTGGAAAAAATTATTGCTAAGTTGAATAAAAATATTCGCAACATCATTGGCGATAAAGCGCTCTTACAGCAACTCAATCCTGCAGATTTGGTCGACAGCCAATTTGGATTCCCGACGGTCAAAGATATTTTGGCTGAGCTTGAAAAACCCGGCCGCGATCCGCGTCCTGAATTTAAGACAGCAACCTTTGCTGATGGGGTGGAAGACATCAAAGACTTGCGAGTCGATATGGTGCTCGAAGGCGTTGTCAGCAATGTGACGAACTTTGGTGCTTTTGTGGATATTGGCGTGCATCAAGATGGTTTGGTACATATTTCGTGCTTGGCAGCGCGATTTGTCAAAGATCCACGTGAAGTCGTCAAAGCCGGCGATGTGGTAAAGGTGAAAGTGACCGAAATCGACGTGCCGCGCAAACGGATTGCCTTAACGATGCGCTTGAATGAAGTTGCGCGGGAGCAAGCCAGTAGTGTGAGCGCGCAGCCGATGACGCAGCGAGAGCGAAAGATTGTGGCTCCCGTTGAGTCAAAACTGGGAGCAATGGCAGATCAATTAGCGGCACTAAAATTAAAGCGTTAA
- a CDS encoding ParA family protein, giving the protein MTVIAVFNMKGGVGKTTVAANLAAAIAKNGVEPLLIDLDPQAHLTSMYGIKTNSSKSVYRFYQGLSSLSDLVVPLDTGIQFVPSHLELGKVDAQVTRHRDNIWRLKLGLNAEMLSGSGLPIIIDCTPMLGVVAFSALFAADIILVPVAAEYLALNGAMQLSQTLFGLEKFQSRKPRRYVVNRYVPNQITAETVAGQLMRHFPGEVLKTRIREQEALAAAVGSGSNIFDFAPASNAAADFTFLLDELIENNLISLSRDLPFGAD; this is encoded by the coding sequence ATGACTGTAATTGCCGTGTTTAACATGAAGGGTGGTGTCGGTAAAACCACAGTGGCTGCTAATTTAGCCGCGGCGATTGCGAAAAACGGCGTTGAACCGTTGCTCATCGACCTAGACCCGCAAGCCCATCTGACCTCGATGTATGGCATCAAAACCAATAGCAGCAAAAGTGTTTATCGCTTCTATCAAGGCCTGAGTTCGCTCTCTGATTTAGTTGTTCCACTCGATACTGGCATTCAATTTGTGCCATCCCACTTAGAGCTCGGCAAAGTCGACGCACAAGTCACGCGGCATCGCGACAATATCTGGCGGCTCAAATTGGGCCTGAATGCGGAAATGCTTTCCGGCAGTGGGCTACCGATTATTATCGACTGCACGCCAATGCTGGGGGTTGTGGCATTTTCGGCACTGTTTGCCGCCGATATTATTTTGGTCCCCGTTGCGGCGGAGTATTTGGCTTTAAACGGTGCGATGCAGCTCTCGCAAACGCTATTTGGTCTAGAAAAATTTCAATCCAGAAAGCCGCGCCGCTATGTGGTCAATCGTTATGTACCGAATCAAATCACAGCGGAAACCGTAGCCGGTCAATTAATGCGGCATTTTCCGGGTGAAGTGCTCAAAACCCGCATCCGCGAACAAGAAGCTTTGGCTGCAGCAGTCGGATCTGGCAGTAATATTTTTGATTTTGCACCGGCTTCCAATGCGGCGGCTGACTTTACCTTTTTGCTTGATGAACTGATTGAAAACAATCTGATTTCTTTATCTCGTGACTTGCCATTTGGCGCAGATTAA
- a CDS encoding DedA family protein, with translation MKELLHNALNHSAELALLLLFAIVLAESTALIGLIIPGTVLMITMGTLIGTGKMDFWLACSVGFIAALIGDVLSYWLGFRYRRKLHRLKLVRQHRRLLLQARHVLRHHGPIGIFVGRFLGPTRPVLPMVAGMLSMQPRRFMPACILACFLWSPTYFLPGILAGAAYGLGESNAIHFPTLLLICAVLFIAATWMLTHSFKTNWASRHMTLGTPLTGLASAAAIYLLISHPHADNYGERLWQVLA, from the coding sequence ATGAAAGAGTTGCTTCACAATGCTTTAAATCATTCTGCAGAGCTTGCGCTACTGCTCTTGTTCGCAATTGTTCTGGCTGAGTCCACCGCCTTAATCGGCTTAATTATTCCCGGCACGGTGCTAATGATTACGATGGGCACCTTAATTGGCACCGGAAAAATGGATTTTTGGTTGGCTTGCAGCGTCGGATTCATTGCTGCGCTAATCGGCGATGTCTTGTCTTATTGGCTGGGTTTTAGGTACCGCCGCAAATTGCATCGACTGAAATTGGTTCGCCAACATCGTCGCCTCTTGCTGCAAGCAAGACACGTGCTACGTCATCATGGGCCGATCGGGATTTTTGTGGGGCGGTTTTTAGGCCCGACCCGTCCAGTGCTACCGATGGTGGCAGGTATGCTCTCCATGCAGCCACGCCGCTTTATGCCTGCTTGTATACTGGCTTGTTTTCTTTGGTCACCGACTTACTTCTTACCTGGCATTTTAGCGGGTGCCGCTTATGGTTTGGGTGAAAGCAACGCCATCCACTTCCCCACTTTGTTACTCATTTGTGCCGTGCTGTTTATTGCAGCCACTTGGATGCTGACTCATAGTTTTAAAACTAACTGGGCTTCTCGGCATATGACACTCGGAACTCCGTTGACGGGACTAGCTAGTGCCGCCGCCATCTATTTACTGATCTCTCATCCACACGCCGATAACTACGGTGAACGCTTGTGGCAAGTTTTGGCATAA
- a CDS encoding acetyl-CoA C-acetyltransferase — protein sequence MTEVVIVAACRTALGNFSGSLAKVVAPELGATVIRALLAKTGVAAEQVSEVILGNVLTAGLGQNPARQAVRRSGLPDAVPGMTINQVCGSGLKAVALGMQAILAGDSDVVIAGGQENMSATPHLLNGSRDGFRMGNAALIDSMVYDGLTDVYNNYHMGVTAENIAKKYAITREEQDAMALSSQQKAAAAQAAGRFADEIVPVSIPQRKGDPVIFDQDEFIKPNVSADALAKLRPAFDKEGTVTAGNASGINDGAAAVMLMSRERADALGLTPLATIRASASTGCDPTIMGMGPVLASQAALKRAGWDLDSVDLIEANEAFAAQALGVAREMKWDMNKVNVNGGAIALGHPVGASGCRVLVTLLHEMVRRDAKRGLATLCIGGGMGVALCVER from the coding sequence ATGACTGAGGTTGTTATTGTTGCAGCATGCCGCACGGCATTAGGTAATTTTTCGGGTTCATTGGCTAAAGTCGTAGCGCCTGAGTTAGGGGCTACCGTAATTCGTGCTTTGCTAGCAAAAACTGGTGTAGCTGCAGAGCAAGTTTCTGAAGTCATTTTGGGTAATGTATTAACCGCAGGTTTGGGCCAAAATCCGGCTCGCCAAGCAGTGCGCCGTTCTGGCTTGCCAGACGCGGTGCCTGGCATGACTATTAACCAAGTGTGTGGTTCCGGTCTAAAAGCGGTTGCTCTGGGTATGCAAGCGATTTTGGCGGGTGATAGTGATGTTGTGATAGCGGGTGGTCAAGAAAATATGAGCGCTACACCGCATTTATTGAATGGCAGTCGCGATGGTTTCCGTATGGGTAATGCCGCATTGATCGATAGCATGGTCTACGACGGCTTAACCGATGTTTACAACAACTATCACATGGGCGTAACTGCTGAAAATATTGCAAAAAAATATGCAATCACCCGTGAAGAGCAAGATGCGATGGCCTTGTCATCACAACAAAAAGCCGCAGCAGCGCAAGCCGCAGGTCGTTTTGCGGATGAAATCGTTCCTGTAAGTATTCCTCAGCGCAAAGGCGACCCAGTCATTTTTGATCAAGATGAATTTATCAAGCCAAATGTGTCAGCGGATGCCTTGGCTAAGTTACGTCCTGCGTTTGATAAGGAAGGCACTGTAACTGCTGGTAATGCATCGGGCATTAACGATGGCGCTGCGGCTGTAATGTTGATGAGCCGTGAGCGTGCCGATGCATTGGGATTGACGCCGCTTGCCACGATTCGTGCTTCAGCCAGTACTGGTTGTGATCCAACTATTATGGGTATGGGGCCAGTATTGGCCAGTCAAGCGGCATTGAAACGTGCGGGCTGGGATTTGGATTCAGTGGATTTGATTGAGGCTAATGAAGCTTTTGCGGCTCAGGCTTTGGGTGTGGCGCGTGAAATGAAATGGGATATGAACAAAGTTAATGTCAATGGCGGTGCAATTGCTTTGGGTCACCCTGTTGGTGCTTCAGGTTGCCGTGTATTGGTAACGCTATTGCATGAAATGGTTCGCCGCGATGCAAAACGTGGCTTGGCGACTTTATGTATTGGTGGCGGAATGGGTGTTGCTTTGTGCGTTGAGCGTTAA